A single genomic interval of Pogoniulus pusillus isolate bPogPus1 chromosome 24, bPogPus1.pri, whole genome shotgun sequence harbors:
- the ADM gene encoding pro-adrenomedullin: protein MKLVHVALFCLGSVTFFGVDVARVDAAKVDVATEFKRKWTKWALSRAKRDVKSSGALRGLGVAAGVQPLIRTQDVKEDPRVSHPSSREDAHIRVKRYRPKFNSFPHFQGCRFGTCTVQTLAHQIYQLTDKDKDDTAPPGKISPQGYGRRRRSLPDSRRPLRAPWGGRRPRRLRAQPFVPVLGV, encoded by the exons ATGAAACTAGTTCACGTAGCCCTGTTCTGTCTCGGCTCTGTGACCTTCTTCGGGGTGGATGTTGCAAGGGTGGATGCTGCGAAGGTGGATGTAGCGACAGAGTTCAAAAGAAA ATGGACGAAATGGGCACTGAGCCGAGCTAAGCGGGACGTGAAGTCTTCAGGAGCGCTCCGAGGACTGGGGGTAGCCGCCGGCGTGCAGCCGCTCATACGGACCCAGGACGTGAAGGAGGATCCCCGAGTGTCGCATCCCAG CAGCCGGGAGGATGCTCACATCCGCGTGAAGCGCTACCGCCCCAAGTTCAACAGCTTCCCCCACTTCCAAGGCTGCCGGTTCGGGACGTGCACGGTGCAGACACTGGCCCACCAGATCTACCAGCTGACCGACAAGGACAAGGACGATACCGCCCCTCCCGGCAAGATCAGCCCGCAGGGCTACGGCCGCAGACGGCGCTCCTTGCCCGACAGCCGCCGCCCGCTGCGCGCCCCCTGGGGTGGGCGACGCCCCCGGAGACTACGGGCACAGCCTTTCGTCCCCGTCCTCGGGGTCTGA